A region of Larimichthys crocea isolate SSNF chromosome X, L_crocea_2.0, whole genome shotgun sequence DNA encodes the following proteins:
- the eri2 gene encoding ERI1 exoribonuclease 2: MSTKKLARELGLLRQRSQSSDGLKKPLLTNQIFAYLIVIDFESTCWREKNNYTQEIIEFPAVLLNTSTGEVESEFHTYVQPQEHPVLSEFCTELTGITQMQVEAGIPLQICLSRFSRWLQNLQLNMGVVFPNRQQTFNASSASQKLCTFLTWSDWDLGVCLQYECKRKQLHKPDVLNSWIDLRCTYRLFYDRKPKGLNGALQDLGIQFSGREHSGLDDSRNTAQLAARMMRDGCVMKITRSLVTSPSMVKPMFGNTATDNQKEKSNTAKEENTRTTNKPSLSKIPPKSCQIKSCTEVMMRDLGPKENSSSAQESAQSLISPVTLLNGTTMPLWGNNRRSVPAEAAANISSLVMRNCASPHINNNSLVLCSTTVGCLLNQSKTNQPAKNDIAVGLVGEEHGAELLVETEDRCSSYDNMVLEDGDEGEVYVSEVDSRCYVQEEPDNTHSPGCQVTFGNKMRVANNFETEKMISESAMSFSAKEMASLLVPSMSNSSIIISKPSTTSEHSTHFADPNQTMSYSAKKLSSLVNMSNSSTVISKPSTMSEPSTHFADPNQTMSFSAKKLASLVNMSNSSIVIRKPSTMSEPSTHFAVPKTVTGSKSKQHEPHKNSKTDTPFLFRHKLSMPEKTSTPISSFFRSKPFITQHANKDTPKSSFTIFTDSAKLSDPSSRGSFCTSKNVLSSLSTNTFSSCTNRSSISVTMKGQRITSPLCACGRRAKRQVVSNGGPNHGRGFYCCPVRRSGSGGKIQKGCEFFKWESALMKSSVASPAAVGSSVSLCHINSTMSCRPPQKSMIR; the protein is encoded by the exons ATGTCTACAAAGAAACTAGCCAG AGAGCTGGGGTTACTGAGGCAGCGGAGTCAGTCCTCTGATGGGTTAAAGAAACCACTGCTAACAA atCAAATATTTGCATACCTGATTGTGATTGATTTCGAGTCCACTTGctggagggagaaaaacaacTACACCCAAGAAATTA TTGAGTTTCCTGCTGTCCTGCTCAACACATCTACAGGGGAGGTCGAGTCTGAGTTTCACACTTATGTTCAACCTCAAGAGCACCCTGTTCTGTCCGAGTTCTGCACTGAGCTGACGGGTATCACACAG atGCAAGTTGAGGCAGGAATCCCCCTTCAGATTTGTCTTTCTCGGTTCAGCCGCTGGCTGCAAAACCTGCAGCTCAACATGGGTGTTGTCTTCcccaacagacaacagacattTAATGCATCTTCAGCTTCTCAGAAACTGTGTACTTTCCTCACATGGTCAG ACTGGGATCTTGGAGTCTGTTTACAATACGAGTGTAAACGCAAGCAGCTCCATAAACCTGATGTGCTCAACAGCTGGATAGACCTGAGGTGCACGTACAGG ctaTTTTACGACCGGAAACCTAAAGGCCTGAACGGGGCACTGCAAGATCTGGGAATACAGTTTTCAGGGAGAGAACATTCtg GTTTGGATGACTCCCGAAATACGGCTCAGTTGGCAGCGAGGATGATGAGGGATGGGTGTGTGATGAAGATCACTAGGAGCCTCGTGACG AGCCCGTCAATGGTCAAACCCATGTTTGGAAACACAGCTACAGACAACCAGAAAGAAAAATCCAACACAGctaaagaggaaaacacacgTACCACAAACAAACCCTCATTATCCAAGATTCCTCCCAAATCTTGTCAGATAAAATCGTGTACAGAGGTAATGATGAGGGATTTAGGTCCAAAGGAGAACTCAAGTTCAGCTCAGGAATCTGCTCAAAGCCTGATCTCACCAGTGACACTGCTGAACGGTACAACTATGCCACTGTGGGGAAACAACAGGAGGTCAGTTCCCGCAGAGGCTGCTGCTAATATTTCCTCTTTGGTTATGAGAAATTGTGCTTCACCGCACATTAATAACAACAGCCTTGTTTTGTGTTCTACTACTGTGGGCTGCCTTTTAAATCAGTCTAAGACAAACCAGCCTGCAAAAAACGATATAGCAGTCGGACTCGTGGGGGAGGAGCATGGTGCAGAACTTTTAGTGGAAACAGAGGACAGGTGTAGTTCGTATGACAATATGGTGTTGGAGGATGGTGATGAAGGCGAAGTTTATGTATCGGAAGTTGACAGCAGATGTTACGTGCAGGAGGAGCCTGATAATACACATTCACCAGGGTGTCAGGTCACGTTCGGGAACAAAATGAGAGTCGCCAACAACTTTGAAACTGAGAAGATGATTAGTGAGTCAGCAATGTCTTTTTCTGCAAAAGAGATGGCGTCCCTCCTTGTCCCATCCATGTCTAACAGCTCAATCATTATCAGCAAGCCTTCGACAACCTCAGAGCACAGTACTCATTTTGCTGACCCTAACCAAACAATGTCATATTCCGCAAAGAAGTTGTCATCCCTCGTTAATATGTCGAATAGCTCAACTGTAATCAGTAAGCCTTCGACGATGTCAGAGCCCAGTACTCATTTTGCTGACCCTAACCAAACAATGTCATTTTCCGCAAAGAAGTTGGCATCCCTCGTTAATATGTCGAATAGCTCAATTGTAATCCGTAAGCCTTCGACGATGTCAGAGCCCAGTACTCACTTTGCTGTGCCTAAAACTGTTACTGGCTCCAAATCAAAGCAGCATGAGCCCCATAAAAACTCTAAAACAGACACACCCTTTCTGTTCAGGCACAAACTCTCCATGCCAGAAAAGACCTCCACCCCTATTTCCTCATTTTTCAGGTCCAAACCGTTCATCACACAACACGCCAACAAAGACACACCAAAGTCTTCCTTTACCATCTTCACTGACTCTGCGAAACTCTCCGATCCCTCCTCACGTGGCTCTTTTTGCACCTCCAAGAATGTCCTCTCCTCCTTATCTACCAACACATTTTCCTCATGTACCAATCGTTCCTCCATTTCTGTGACAATGAAAGGACAGAGGATCACATCCccactgtgtgcgtgtgggcGCCGTGCGAAGCGGCAGGTAGTATCCAACGGTGGTCCAAACCACGGGCGAGGTTTTTATTGTTGTCCGGTGCGCCGGTCCGGCAGCGGAGGGAAGATCCAGAAGGGATGTGAGTTCTTCAAGTGGGAGTCTGCTCTCATGAAGAGTTCAGTGgcctctcctgctgctgttgggtcttctgtctcactctgtcacatcaACTCAACTATGAGCTGTCGTCCACCTCAGAAGTCCATGATAAGATAG
- the thumpd1 gene encoding THUMP domain-containing protein 1, which translates to MSAVTNDSRKRGKKRYGGGHHNKRWKGSRELEVGMQGILITCNMNERKCTAEAFNLLNEYADKLYGPEKLQDNNGSSSDEEEADEEDVDVALKKEVAQLQASGAKQERRFQALDSGANNVIFIKTQNLESDKLVHHILSDLHSTKKKKSRVILRMLPVTGTCKAFQDDMVKYLTTFLEPWFKTPNCATYQIAFKARNSSHNKRDEIIKSIAGLVGKLNPKNKVDLTNPELTVIVEVIKAVCCISVVKDYTLYRKYNVQEVVKEDIPKPDVTAAKTESNTAEEKEKQDAEETNKEEKKGEEDGDKNVPQDNNEVDKGEGDGE; encoded by the exons ATGTCGGCCGTGACAAACGACTCCAGGAAACGGGGCAAGAAGCGGTACGGAGGCGGACACCACAACAAGCGGTGGAAAGGCTCCCGGGAGCTGGAGGTGGGCATGCAGGGGATCCTCATCACATGCAACATGAACGAGAGGAAGTGCACGGCGGAGGCCTTCAATCTGCTCAATGAGTACGCAGACAAGCTGTACGGGCCCGAGAAG TTGCAGGATAACAATGGAAGCAGCAGTGACGAAGAGGAGGCCGATGAGGAAGATGTCGATGTCGCGCTGAAGAAGGAAGTGGCACAGCTGCAAGCATCTGGAGCGAAACAGGAGAGGCGTTTCCAGGCTTTGGACAGCGGAGCGAACAACGTGATCTTCATCAAAACTCAAAATCTGG AATCTGACAAGCTGGTTCATCACATCCTGTCTGATCTCCACagcaccaagaagaagaagtcacgCGTGATCCTTCGAATGCTACCA GTAACTGGGACATGCAAGGCTTTCCAGGATGACATGGTGAAGTACCTGACCACTTTCCTGGAGCCTTGGTTCAAAACTCCAAACTGTGCTACCTACCAGATCGCCTTCAAGGCGCGCAACAGCAGCCACAACAAGCGGGACgaaatcatcaaatcaattGCAG GTCTTGTCGGGAAGCTAAATCCGAAGAATAAGGTTGATTTGACGAACCCAGAACTGACAGTCATTGTGGAGGTCATCAAGGCCGTGTGTTGCATCAGTGTGGTAAAAGACTATACACTGTACAGAAAGTACAATGTCCAGGAAGTGGTAAAGGAGGACATACCAAAGCCTGATGTGACTGCAGCAAAAACAGAGTCGAACACagctgaggagaaggagaaacaggACGCAGAGGAGACgaacaaagaagagaagaaaggcGAAGAAGACGGTGACAAAAACGTGCCACAGGACAACAATGAGGTTGATAAGGGCGAAGGTGACGGCGAGTAA
- the rexo5 gene encoding RNA exonuclease 5 isoform X1 — translation MKPNMEPPSPSAAAAAPTTCNRKKRKSVASTTHEDAKRLKTVQGGEETPECGRSSRSPRISVLLSHLQQPITLNELTELLHYAALGRTGGIKQPSWCRLLHQKRIKAVNVVIVEGLTQSHFYKHYLTLQHLRTNYTTRVTFNPTTSNLASGIFSSEVPKSEALRQSQSSQIHKALRSHPVITKFGTHMRGLTAYVLPQEEMIKRHFPVKGMPGFEEFVCTDSVDCVTDSSPLYGLDCEMCLTEKGYELTRVSVVDSDGSCVLDELVKPQNRILDYLTRFSGITAAMLRSITTTLRDVQVKLKTLLPSDAVLVGHSLNNDLMALKLIHQHVIDTSLLYRREFGQRFKLKVLAETVLKRKIQTEEKKGHNPIEDALAALELAQYFIKTGPRQVVELHLEELWGYTLVEEPDCAPTPSHRFADILQTLGRSVAFLGKRSDVKLDVSNQMWHNSDKEVLASFRRQTKCPFLSVLQFSSSSDYLKRCIPAEEQQYQRVCANLRDMCVVFAGPFPAGFSEREVRQLFRCCGAVRKIKMLNSAVRVHAEVEFELLEGAMLAIKTLNGLKMQGQSIKVQRPVYESMLDLDLTLDALMGDGLNASHLYAVKLNPSMADCIHISAKVNGHTLDAKGSTTINGTRLQHTATKSRLSEETVRDTFAHFGTVERVVLPAKPGKHARHAHIKFESSEGKHIALTSPEHLQKESYLVCPSLTPPHLPSWAAMTTPITTVDPDEERSHMHISSQDQEMDLMMRKLDRRLRKLFRSLPDGTLSVVVLLGRTSAHGHIPGLCLMEVKQTT, via the exons ATg AAACCTAATATGGAGcctccatcaccatcagcagcagcagcagcaccaacaacatgcaacagaaagaaaagaaagagcgTCGCCTCCACAACACACGAGGATGCCAAGAGATTAAAAACCGTGCAGGGAGGCGAGGAGACGCCGGAGTGTGGGCGTTCTTCCCGCTCACCGAGGATCTCCGTGCTGCTCAGCCACCTTCAACAACCAATTACACTGAACGAGCTGACGGAGCTGTTGCATTATGCTGCTCTGGGGAGAACAGGTGGCATTAAACAGCCCAG TTGGTGTCGTCTCCTCCATCAGAAGAGGATTAAAGCTGTGAATGTGGTGATCGTGGAGGGTCTGACACAGAGTCACTTCTACAAACACTACCTCACTCTGCAGCACCTCAGGACCAATTACACCACT AGAGTCACCTTTAATCCGACAACTTCCAACCTGGCGTCAGGAATCTTCAGCAGTGAAGTTCCTAAATCGGAAGCTCTGAGACAAAGTCAAAGCAGTCAAATACACAAAG CACTGAGGAGTCACCCAGTAATCACCAAGTTTGGGACACACATGAGAGGACTGACGGCGTATGTTCTCCCTCAGGAGGAGATGATCAAGAGACACTTTCCTGTCAAAG GGATGCCAGGCTTTGAGGAGTTTGTGTGCACAGACAGTGTTGACTGCGTGACTGACAGCAGCCCTCTGTACGGACTCGACTGTGAAATG TGTCTGACAGAAAAGGGATACGAGTTGACTCGTGTTTCTGTGGTGGACAGTGATGGGAGCTGTGTGCTGGACGAGCTGGTCAAACCTCAGAACCGAATCCTCGACTACCTcaccag GTTCTCCGGTATCACTGCGGCTATGCTGCGATCAATCACGACCACCTTGCGGGACGTTCAAGTGAAACTTAAGACGTTGCTGCCGAGTGACGCAGTTTTGGTCGGCCATTCGCTCAACAATGACCTGATGGCTCTGAAA CTGATCCACCAGCATGTAATTGACACCTCACTGCTGTACAGGAGAGAGTTTGGACAGAGGTTTAAACTTAAGGTCCTGGCCGAGACAGTGCTGAA GAGGAAAATACAAACTGAAGAGAAAAAGGGTCATAATCCCATTGAGGATGCTCTGGCAGCTCTGGAGCTGGCCCAGTACTTTATTAAAACAGGACCTCGACAG GTTGTAGAACTTCACTTGGAGGAGCTGTGGGGATATACACTAGTGGAGGAGCCTGACTGTGCACCCACACCGAGTCACAG GTTCGCTGACATATTACAAACACTCGGCCGGTCAGTAGCCTTTTTAGGGAAGCGTTCTGACGTCAAACTGGATGTGTCCAATCAGATGTGGCACAACTCTGACAAAGAG GTGTTGGCCTCTTTCAGGAGGCAGACCAAGTGTCCGTTCCTCTCGGTGCTCCagttttcttcctcctctgactATCTGAAGAGATGCATCCctgcagaggagcagcagtACCAGAGg GTGTGTGCAAACCTTCGAGATATGTGTGTCGTGTTTGCTGGGCCGTTTCCTGCAGGTTTCTCTGAGAGGGAAGTGAGGCAGCTGTTTCGTTGCTGTGGAGCAGTTCGAAAAATCAAGATGTTGAACTCAGCTGTCAGG GTTCATGCAGAGGTAGAGTTTGAGCTGCTGGAGGGAGCCATGCTGGCTATAAAAACTTTGAATGGACTTAAAATGCAGGGGCAGTCCATCAAG GTCCAGAGGCCTGTTTATGAGTCAATGCTGGACCTGGATTTGACTCTTGATGCTTTGATGGGTGACGGTCTGAACGCCAGTCACCTCTACGCTGTTAAATTAAACCCCAGTATGGCTGATTGCATACACATTTCTGCAAAGGTCAATGGACACACGTTGGATGCTAAAGGTTCAACTACGATAAATGGCACACGGCTGCAGCACACTGCCACTAAGTCCAGACTTTCCGAGGAGACAGTCAGAGACACGTTCGCTCACTTTGGTACAGTGGAAAGAGTTGTCCTGCCTGCCAAACCTGGAAAACATGcaagacatgcacacataa AGTTTGAGAGTTCAGAGGGCAAACATATAGCCCTCACCTCCCCCGAGCACCTCCAGAAGGAAAGCTACCTCGTCTGTCCATCCCTGACTCCACCCCATTTACCCTCATGGGCTGCCATGACAACGCCAATCACCACAGTGGATCCTGATGAAGAGAGGAGCCACATGCACATCAGCTCTCAG GACCAGGAAATGGATCTCATGATGAGGAAGCTGGACCGCCGCCTGCGGAAGCTCTTCAGATCTCTCCCAGACGGCACCTTGTCAGTGGTCGTTCTGCTCGGACGCACCAG TGCTCATGGCCACATTCCTGGTTTGTGCCTTATGGAGGTCAAGCAAACGACTTGA
- the rexo5 gene encoding RNA exonuclease 5 isoform X2: protein MEPPSPSAAAAAPTTCNRKKRKSVASTTHEDAKRLKTVQGGEETPECGRSSRSPRISVLLSHLQQPITLNELTELLHYAALGRTGGIKQPSWCRLLHQKRIKAVNVVIVEGLTQSHFYKHYLTLQHLRTNYTTRVTFNPTTSNLASGIFSSEVPKSEALRQSQSSQIHKALRSHPVITKFGTHMRGLTAYVLPQEEMIKRHFPVKGMPGFEEFVCTDSVDCVTDSSPLYGLDCEMCLTEKGYELTRVSVVDSDGSCVLDELVKPQNRILDYLTRFSGITAAMLRSITTTLRDVQVKLKTLLPSDAVLVGHSLNNDLMALKLIHQHVIDTSLLYRREFGQRFKLKVLAETVLKRKIQTEEKKGHNPIEDALAALELAQYFIKTGPRQVVELHLEELWGYTLVEEPDCAPTPSHRFADILQTLGRSVAFLGKRSDVKLDVSNQMWHNSDKEVLASFRRQTKCPFLSVLQFSSSSDYLKRCIPAEEQQYQRVCANLRDMCVVFAGPFPAGFSEREVRQLFRCCGAVRKIKMLNSAVRVHAEVEFELLEGAMLAIKTLNGLKMQGQSIKVQRPVYESMLDLDLTLDALMGDGLNASHLYAVKLNPSMADCIHISAKVNGHTLDAKGSTTINGTRLQHTATKSRLSEETVRDTFAHFGTVERVVLPAKPGKHARHAHIKFESSEGKHIALTSPEHLQKESYLVCPSLTPPHLPSWAAMTTPITTVDPDEERSHMHISSQDQEMDLMMRKLDRRLRKLFRSLPDGTLSVVVLLGRTSAHGHIPGLCLMEVKQTT, encoded by the exons ATGGAGcctccatcaccatcagcagcagcagcagcaccaacaacatgcaacagaaagaaaagaaagagcgTCGCCTCCACAACACACGAGGATGCCAAGAGATTAAAAACCGTGCAGGGAGGCGAGGAGACGCCGGAGTGTGGGCGTTCTTCCCGCTCACCGAGGATCTCCGTGCTGCTCAGCCACCTTCAACAACCAATTACACTGAACGAGCTGACGGAGCTGTTGCATTATGCTGCTCTGGGGAGAACAGGTGGCATTAAACAGCCCAG TTGGTGTCGTCTCCTCCATCAGAAGAGGATTAAAGCTGTGAATGTGGTGATCGTGGAGGGTCTGACACAGAGTCACTTCTACAAACACTACCTCACTCTGCAGCACCTCAGGACCAATTACACCACT AGAGTCACCTTTAATCCGACAACTTCCAACCTGGCGTCAGGAATCTTCAGCAGTGAAGTTCCTAAATCGGAAGCTCTGAGACAAAGTCAAAGCAGTCAAATACACAAAG CACTGAGGAGTCACCCAGTAATCACCAAGTTTGGGACACACATGAGAGGACTGACGGCGTATGTTCTCCCTCAGGAGGAGATGATCAAGAGACACTTTCCTGTCAAAG GGATGCCAGGCTTTGAGGAGTTTGTGTGCACAGACAGTGTTGACTGCGTGACTGACAGCAGCCCTCTGTACGGACTCGACTGTGAAATG TGTCTGACAGAAAAGGGATACGAGTTGACTCGTGTTTCTGTGGTGGACAGTGATGGGAGCTGTGTGCTGGACGAGCTGGTCAAACCTCAGAACCGAATCCTCGACTACCTcaccag GTTCTCCGGTATCACTGCGGCTATGCTGCGATCAATCACGACCACCTTGCGGGACGTTCAAGTGAAACTTAAGACGTTGCTGCCGAGTGACGCAGTTTTGGTCGGCCATTCGCTCAACAATGACCTGATGGCTCTGAAA CTGATCCACCAGCATGTAATTGACACCTCACTGCTGTACAGGAGAGAGTTTGGACAGAGGTTTAAACTTAAGGTCCTGGCCGAGACAGTGCTGAA GAGGAAAATACAAACTGAAGAGAAAAAGGGTCATAATCCCATTGAGGATGCTCTGGCAGCTCTGGAGCTGGCCCAGTACTTTATTAAAACAGGACCTCGACAG GTTGTAGAACTTCACTTGGAGGAGCTGTGGGGATATACACTAGTGGAGGAGCCTGACTGTGCACCCACACCGAGTCACAG GTTCGCTGACATATTACAAACACTCGGCCGGTCAGTAGCCTTTTTAGGGAAGCGTTCTGACGTCAAACTGGATGTGTCCAATCAGATGTGGCACAACTCTGACAAAGAG GTGTTGGCCTCTTTCAGGAGGCAGACCAAGTGTCCGTTCCTCTCGGTGCTCCagttttcttcctcctctgactATCTGAAGAGATGCATCCctgcagaggagcagcagtACCAGAGg GTGTGTGCAAACCTTCGAGATATGTGTGTCGTGTTTGCTGGGCCGTTTCCTGCAGGTTTCTCTGAGAGGGAAGTGAGGCAGCTGTTTCGTTGCTGTGGAGCAGTTCGAAAAATCAAGATGTTGAACTCAGCTGTCAGG GTTCATGCAGAGGTAGAGTTTGAGCTGCTGGAGGGAGCCATGCTGGCTATAAAAACTTTGAATGGACTTAAAATGCAGGGGCAGTCCATCAAG GTCCAGAGGCCTGTTTATGAGTCAATGCTGGACCTGGATTTGACTCTTGATGCTTTGATGGGTGACGGTCTGAACGCCAGTCACCTCTACGCTGTTAAATTAAACCCCAGTATGGCTGATTGCATACACATTTCTGCAAAGGTCAATGGACACACGTTGGATGCTAAAGGTTCAACTACGATAAATGGCACACGGCTGCAGCACACTGCCACTAAGTCCAGACTTTCCGAGGAGACAGTCAGAGACACGTTCGCTCACTTTGGTACAGTGGAAAGAGTTGTCCTGCCTGCCAAACCTGGAAAACATGcaagacatgcacacataa AGTTTGAGAGTTCAGAGGGCAAACATATAGCCCTCACCTCCCCCGAGCACCTCCAGAAGGAAAGCTACCTCGTCTGTCCATCCCTGACTCCACCCCATTTACCCTCATGGGCTGCCATGACAACGCCAATCACCACAGTGGATCCTGATGAAGAGAGGAGCCACATGCACATCAGCTCTCAG GACCAGGAAATGGATCTCATGATGAGGAAGCTGGACCGCCGCCTGCGGAAGCTCTTCAGATCTCTCCCAGACGGCACCTTGTCAGTGGTCGTTCTGCTCGGACGCACCAG TGCTCATGGCCACATTCCTGGTTTGTGCCTTATGGAGGTCAAGCAAACGACTTGA